One Paenibacillus crassostreae DNA segment encodes these proteins:
- a CDS encoding RluA family pseudouridine synthase, with the protein MSQYYNPITHVVTIEEDGWILKKLLQKKLNISRKLLSRLKYTEKGIMVNGERVYISVPVRNGDVVEIRMEQESSEDILPQAIPFEIVFEDDHLLVVNKEAGRIVHPTHGHYVDTLANGVVHYWLEQGKAYRFRPVHRLDRETTGVLVIAKNPYVHQHISEQMIAGTVDKNYLALVHNIPSLSEGLIDGPIDRDPTEPHRRIVTPTGYSSLTRYWLLEKYQQASLVRLKLESGRTHQIRVHMTSIGCPLIGDSFYRHPIYNMLDIELEDHCDDEVVILDRSIGRQALHAYELTFIHPILHESMTFTAPLPLDMEILRNQLRGDSIKEE; encoded by the coding sequence ATGAGCCAATATTATAATCCAATTACACACGTAGTTACCATTGAAGAAGACGGATGGATCCTAAAAAAACTATTACAGAAAAAGTTAAACATTTCCCGTAAATTGCTATCAAGGTTGAAATATACCGAGAAGGGAATCATGGTGAACGGGGAGAGAGTTTATATTAGCGTACCCGTAAGGAATGGGGATGTGGTTGAAATTCGGATGGAGCAGGAATCTTCAGAAGATATCCTGCCACAGGCTATTCCATTTGAAATTGTATTTGAGGACGATCATTTATTAGTTGTGAATAAAGAAGCTGGGAGAATTGTACACCCTACGCATGGTCATTATGTGGATACGCTTGCGAATGGAGTTGTTCATTATTGGCTAGAGCAAGGGAAGGCATATCGCTTCCGACCCGTTCATAGATTGGATCGAGAGACAACCGGGGTCTTGGTGATTGCGAAGAATCCATATGTGCATCAGCATATATCTGAGCAGATGATCGCAGGTACAGTGGATAAGAACTACTTAGCATTAGTTCATAATATTCCAAGTCTCTCTGAGGGATTGATCGATGGTCCTATTGATAGAGATCCTACAGAACCTCATCGGAGAATCGTTACGCCAACAGGTTATAGTTCTCTGACACGGTATTGGTTATTAGAGAAATATCAACAAGCAAGTTTGGTTCGATTGAAGTTAGAAAGTGGTCGAACTCATCAGATCCGTGTTCATATGACCTCGATTGGATGTCCATTGATTGGAGATTCATTTTATCGGCATCCTATCTACAATATGCTTGATATCGAACTGGAAGATCATTGTGATGATGAAGTAGTGATACTGGATAGGAGTATAGGGCGTCAGGCATTACATGCATATGAATTAACATTTATACATCCTATTCTGCATGAGTCAATGACCTTTACTGCACCACTACCATTGGATATGGAAATACTTCGTAATCAGTTACGTGGTGATTCGATTAAGGAGGAATAA
- a CDS encoding ROK family protein: MGLLGAIEAGGTKFVCGIGTKDGKIKERISFPTTTPDETMAQVESFFTGQEIDAIGVGSFGPIDPIKSSPTYGCITTTPKPFWSQYNIVEFMKSKFNVPIGFDTDVNGAALGEHLWGAGQGLDSCIYVTVGTGIGAGAVVNGQMLHGLSHPEMGHIMVRRHPEDSYEGTCPYHADCLEGLAAGPAISHRWGLQGVELGKDHPAWEMEAYYLAQALMNYILILSPQKIIMGGGVMKQEQLFPLIHRELRSLLNGYVQHAAIDSDIEQYIVSPQLGDNAGLCGALALARLALDEV, encoded by the coding sequence ATGGGGTTATTAGGAGCGATTGAAGCTGGTGGAACTAAATTTGTCTGTGGGATAGGTACGAAAGATGGTAAAATTAAAGAAAGAATCAGTTTTCCAACAACAACACCTGATGAGACGATGGCTCAAGTGGAATCTTTCTTTACTGGACAAGAAATAGATGCTATTGGTGTAGGTTCATTTGGACCCATTGATCCGATTAAAAGTAGCCCTACATATGGATGTATAACAACAACACCCAAGCCTTTTTGGAGTCAATATAATATTGTGGAATTTATGAAATCAAAATTTAATGTACCCATAGGATTCGATACAGATGTGAATGGTGCAGCCTTGGGTGAACATTTATGGGGTGCTGGACAAGGCCTGGATAGTTGTATATATGTTACCGTTGGTACAGGCATAGGGGCTGGTGCTGTCGTTAATGGGCAAATGCTACATGGTCTATCTCATCCTGAAATGGGTCATATCATGGTCCGTCGTCATCCTGAAGATTCGTACGAGGGAACATGTCCTTATCATGCTGATTGCTTGGAAGGGCTTGCAGCAGGTCCAGCGATCAGTCACCGATGGGGGTTGCAAGGGGTTGAATTAGGTAAGGATCACCCAGCGTGGGAGATGGAAGCATATTATTTAGCACAAGCTTTAATGAACTATATATTGATACTTTCCCCGCAAAAGATCATTATGGGCGGTGGCGTTATGAAGCAAGAGCAACTTTTTCCTCTAATTCATCGCGAACTTCGCAGCTTGTTAAATGGTTATGTACAGCATGCTGCAATCGATAGTGATATAGAACAGTATATTGTCTCTCCTCAATTAGGCGATAATGCAGGATTATGTGGTGCATTAGCGCTAGCTAGATTGGCATTGGATGAAGTCTGA
- a CDS encoding phosphodiester glycosidase family protein has product MLWIKSKKRHFIIGLLVFVISVSYITTGNLNTSYASTEPIIKNSVKKVTVSGRSFNVNTVAIPKGTPVSVGLAKGDVGLTQDFNAIVKSYRAEAAINGTFFEAYGGPPDPYGNLIVDGKVAHVGHYGTTIGFKADGTALMDHLRMSIKGKVTRSKGSPSGWYVTFVNRTPAVNANVSILYTENRGSRVGFKGGIAVVVENGIVVKKIVNDNVLIPKNGYVLVCLGTMKSMTERFEVGAVVEMNITYENDKGQAIAWEDVTTAVGAGPRLVKDGKVALSPASEGFKDQKILSSTAARSGIAIMPDGSVIIATVQGATMKQWADVMLKMGAKHAMNLDGGASSALYGGGKVLTPAGRLLSNTLVFGKTGGSS; this is encoded by the coding sequence ATGTTATGGATTAAATCAAAGAAAAGACACTTCATTATTGGCTTACTAGTCTTCGTAATATCAGTATCTTATATTACGACAGGGAATTTGAATACATCTTATGCATCAACTGAACCTATTATCAAAAATAGTGTTAAAAAGGTAACGGTCAGTGGACGAAGTTTTAATGTGAATACTGTTGCTATTCCGAAGGGGACACCAGTAAGCGTTGGTCTTGCCAAGGGAGACGTTGGATTGACGCAGGACTTTAATGCGATTGTAAAGTCATATCGTGCGGAAGCTGCAATAAACGGAACTTTCTTTGAAGCTTATGGTGGGCCACCAGATCCATATGGTAACCTTATTGTAGATGGAAAAGTTGCTCATGTGGGACATTATGGAACGACTATTGGTTTTAAAGCTGATGGGACCGCACTTATGGATCATCTTAGAATGAGTATTAAGGGTAAAGTAACAAGATCAAAGGGGAGTCCGAGCGGATGGTATGTAACTTTTGTAAATCGTACTCCTGCAGTTAATGCTAATGTAAGCATTCTTTATACCGAAAATCGTGGAAGTCGAGTTGGGTTTAAGGGTGGTATTGCTGTTGTGGTAGAGAACGGTATCGTGGTGAAAAAGATAGTGAATGATAATGTCCTTATTCCGAAGAATGGATATGTTCTAGTATGTCTTGGTACCATGAAATCGATGACAGAACGTTTCGAGGTTGGAGCGGTTGTCGAGATGAATATTACTTATGAAAATGACAAGGGACAAGCTATAGCTTGGGAAGATGTTACTACAGCAGTGGGAGCGGGACCTAGACTTGTGAAGGATGGAAAGGTTGCATTATCTCCAGCCAGTGAAGGTTTCAAAGATCAGAAAATTCTAAGCAGTACGGCTGCGCGAAGCGGAATCGCCATTATGCCAGATGGTTCAGTTATCATTGCCACTGTCCAAGGGGCAACAATGAAGCAGTGGGCAGATGTAATGTTAAAGATGGGAGCTAAACATGCCATGAACTTAGATGGAGGAGCTTCTTCAGCACTTTATGGAGGCGGGAAAGTATTGACCCCAGCCGGGCGTTTGTTGAGCAATACGTTGGTTTTTGGTAAAACTGGAGGTAGTTCATAG
- a CDS encoding 5'-3' exonuclease, which yields MNSNNQQSVMLVDGMALLFRAYFASATSGYIRRTKDGVPTNAIYGFVRYFWDAVQTYDPSHVICCWDLGGPTFRAKEYSAYKGNRSEAPDDLIPQFTLIRDVIESFGIPNISYQGFEADDCIGTLATQISQKMNVMILTGDHDMLQLVSPSTSVIIMKKGQGNYKVYTPESLYEEKQLNPRQIIEVKALMGDTSDNYPGVRGIGEKTALKLVQEYGSIEGILDNLDCLSTSVRTKIENDLDMLHLSRKLAEIHCSVPVECSIEGCLFELDNDRVSSKFEELEMKSLCQLMGVAVV from the coding sequence GTGAATAGCAATAATCAACAATCTGTAATGCTAGTAGATGGGATGGCTCTATTATTTAGAGCATATTTCGCGTCGGCTACCAGTGGCTATATACGTCGAACCAAAGATGGCGTACCTACGAATGCTATCTATGGATTTGTGCGTTATTTTTGGGATGCTGTACAGACCTATGATCCAAGCCATGTTATTTGTTGTTGGGATTTAGGTGGTCCTACTTTTCGTGCAAAGGAATATTCAGCATATAAAGGGAACCGTTCAGAAGCACCAGATGATCTTATACCTCAATTCACATTAATTCGAGATGTCATAGAGAGTTTTGGAATACCTAATATTAGCTATCAAGGCTTCGAAGCAGATGATTGTATCGGAACCTTAGCTACCCAAATCAGTCAAAAAATGAATGTCATGATACTAACTGGAGATCATGATATGCTCCAACTCGTGAGTCCATCTACAAGTGTTATTATTATGAAAAAGGGACAGGGCAATTATAAAGTATATACGCCAGAATCTTTATACGAAGAAAAACAGCTCAACCCTCGCCAAATTATTGAAGTAAAGGCTCTTATGGGAGATACAAGCGATAATTATCCTGGTGTTCGTGGGATAGGAGAGAAGACGGCGTTGAAGCTTGTGCAGGAGTATGGGTCTATTGAGGGAATTCTTGATAACTTAGATTGCCTCTCCACAAGTGTACGTACGAAGATAGAGAATGATCTGGATATGCTACATTTATCACGTAAGCTCGCAGAGATTCATTGCAGTGTACCTGTCGAATGCTCAATCGAGGGCTGTCTATTTGAATTGGATAATGATCGAGTATCTTCTAAATTTGAAGAACTAGAGATGAAGAGTTTATGTCAGTTGATGGGAGTTGCGGTGGTTTAA
- a CDS encoding Lrp/AsnC family transcriptional regulator has protein sequence MKELNDLKLKVLDLLKEDARRTPILMATMIGATEAEIVTAINELESDHVIVKYAAVVNWSKVEDEKVTALIEVQITPERGRGFEGIAERIYLYPQVKSVYLMSGAYDLLVEVEGHDLREVANFVSEKLSTIDSVLSTKTNFILKKYKQAGIIYEDQEVEPRLMISP, from the coding sequence ATGAAGGAACTTAATGACTTAAAGTTAAAGGTATTGGACCTGTTGAAAGAAGATGCTAGAAGAACACCGATTTTGATGGCTACGATGATAGGTGCTACTGAGGCAGAAATCGTAACAGCGATAAATGAACTTGAAAGTGATCATGTCATTGTGAAATATGCTGCCGTTGTAAATTGGAGCAAGGTCGAAGATGAGAAAGTGACAGCGTTAATTGAGGTTCAGATTACCCCTGAACGTGGACGTGGGTTTGAGGGAATTGCTGAACGAATATATTTATATCCTCAAGTGAAATCTGTTTATTTAATGTCTGGCGCGTATGATTTGCTAGTTGAAGTTGAAGGACATGACTTAAGAGAAGTAGCGAACTTCGTATCCGAGAAACTTTCGACAATCGATTCAGTTCTTTCTACGAAAACTAACTTTATTCTAAAAAAATATAAACAAGCTGGGATTATATACGAGGATCAAGAAGTTGAACCCCGTCTTATGATCTCACCATGA
- a CDS encoding arsenate reductase family protein: MSKLLIYQYPKCGTCRNAVKWLQSKGHELEMRNIFEEPPTVSELTVLIEKSSLDLKKFFNVSGEVYKEMGLKDKLQNMSRDEQIALLSSNGRLIKRPIVSNGEHVTVGYKEEQYAEVWGN; this comes from the coding sequence ATGAGTAAGCTTTTAATATATCAGTACCCGAAATGTGGGACATGCCGAAATGCAGTGAAATGGTTACAATCTAAGGGACATGAACTAGAGATGCGCAATATTTTTGAGGAACCTCCAACTGTCTCTGAATTAACTGTATTAATCGAGAAGAGTAGCCTTGATTTGAAGAAATTTTTTAATGTTAGTGGAGAAGTATATAAGGAAATGGGATTGAAGGATAAGCTACAGAATATGAGTCGAGATGAACAAATTGCTTTGCTATCATCGAATGGTAGATTGATTAAGCGCCCTATTGTAAGTAACGGAGAGCATGTGACCGTAGGATATAAAGAAGAGCAATATGCCGAAGTGTGGGGTAACTAA
- a CDS encoding cob(I)yrinic acid a,c-diamide adenosyltransferase, whose amino-acid sequence MKVYTRTGDKGQTSVIGGRVAKDDNQVEAYGTIDELNCFVGQAISFMGDDQIFADLREQLLEIQHELFDCGADLAFVNLSESKYKVTPELVERLELWVDTCEKENPPVERFILPGGHILSSTLHVCRTVCRRAERRTVTLGKEKDINPSVRKYLNRLSDYFFVIARTVNARKEVADIEYVRSAKVFKR is encoded by the coding sequence GTGAAAGTATATACACGAACTGGGGATAAGGGTCAAACTTCTGTAATTGGAGGACGCGTAGCTAAGGATGATAACCAGGTAGAGGCTTATGGAACGATAGATGAACTGAATTGTTTTGTTGGACAAGCAATCAGTTTCATGGGTGATGATCAGATATTCGCTGACCTAAGGGAACAATTGTTAGAAATTCAACATGAGTTATTTGATTGTGGTGCAGATTTGGCTTTCGTGAATTTAAGCGAAAGTAAATATAAAGTAACTCCTGAATTAGTTGAGCGATTGGAGTTATGGGTGGACACTTGTGAGAAGGAAAATCCACCGGTAGAACGCTTTATTTTACCTGGGGGGCATATACTATCTTCTACACTCCACGTATGCCGTACAGTATGTCGCAGGGCAGAGCGCAGAACAGTTACTTTAGGTAAGGAGAAGGATATTAACCCCAGTGTACGTAAGTATTTAAATCGGTTATCTGATTATTTCTTCGTGATTGCTAGAACGGTTAATGCACGCAAGGAAGTAGCGGACATTGAATATGTTCGTAGTGCTAAGGTATTCAAAAGATAA
- a CDS encoding aminotransferase class I/II-fold pyridoxal phosphate-dependent enzyme, whose protein sequence is MILNEEGAQVQKKSMESYLAPLVRDIAPSGIRKFFDLVSANKDIITLGVGEPDFVTPWHVREACVYSLERGRTGYTSNAGTPELREAIGQYLYDSFNVAYEPSNQILVTVGGSEAIDLALRALIVPGDEILIPEPCYISYSPITTIGGGIPIGIETNAENGFKLTAEGLEAKITPKSKILMLCYPSNPTGAIMTYEDWLPIAKVIEKHDLIVISDEIYAELTYSDSKHVSFSSIPGMKERTLLVSGFSKAFAMTGWRMGYVCAHEDFIAAMLKIHQYTVMCAPVMGQVAALEALTNGLREKDRMVESYNQRRRLIVQGFRDIGLDCHEPQGAFYAFPSIQETGLSSDEFAQRLLVEAKVAAVPGNVFGLGGEGFLRCSYATSVAQLSEALERIGGFVDHLKKG, encoded by the coding sequence ATGATCTTGAATGAAGAGGGTGCACAAGTGCAGAAGAAATCAATGGAGTCTTATTTAGCACCGCTCGTTAGAGATATCGCTCCCTCGGGCATTCGTAAGTTTTTTGACCTTGTATCTGCAAATAAAGATATTATTACACTGGGTGTAGGTGAGCCTGACTTTGTGACACCATGGCATGTACGTGAAGCTTGTGTGTATTCATTAGAGCGGGGACGGACCGGATATACATCTAATGCAGGAACACCTGAACTTCGAGAAGCTATTGGTCAATATTTATATGATAGTTTTAATGTCGCATATGAGCCCTCCAACCAGATATTAGTCACCGTAGGGGGGAGTGAAGCAATAGATCTAGCTCTTAGGGCATTGATTGTCCCAGGTGATGAGATACTTATTCCAGAGCCATGTTATATTTCCTATTCGCCGATCACAACTATCGGTGGGGGAATCCCTATTGGTATTGAGACAAATGCTGAGAATGGATTTAAACTAACAGCCGAGGGGCTAGAAGCGAAGATAACTCCGAAATCGAAGATATTAATGTTATGTTATCCAAGCAATCCGACAGGAGCAATCATGACATATGAGGATTGGTTGCCTATTGCTAAAGTGATTGAGAAACATGATCTCATTGTTATTTCAGATGAAATTTATGCAGAGCTTACGTATAGTGACAGTAAACATGTTAGTTTCTCCTCCATTCCGGGAATGAAAGAACGTACTTTACTGGTGAGTGGATTCTCTAAAGCCTTTGCTATGACAGGCTGGAGAATGGGTTATGTATGTGCACATGAGGACTTTATTGCAGCTATGTTGAAAATACATCAATATACAGTTATGTGTGCTCCTGTGATGGGCCAAGTGGCAGCTTTAGAAGCTTTGACCAATGGATTAAGGGAAAAAGATCGCATGGTAGAATCCTACAACCAACGCAGACGACTGATTGTTCAAGGTTTCCGTGATATTGGACTAGATTGTCATGAACCACAAGGGGCTTTTTATGCATTCCCTAGTATTCAAGAAACAGGGCTCTCATCCGATGAATTCGCACAAAGATTGCTCGTCGAAGCTAAAGTTGCAGCTGTTCCAGGCAATGTTTTTGGACTTGGAGGCGAAGGTTTTCTTCGTTGCTCATACGCAACATCAGTAGCTCAACTAAGCGAAGCATTAGAAAGAATAGGCGGTTTTGTTGATCACTTGAAAAAGGGATAG
- a CDS encoding HRDC domain-containing protein yields the protein MQIVFMNRLTKRSGSDEEAVAQIWIGEEEGLWHLGWRDILLDGDLNDSSWYEGVSWDELLFIYRHGLASKLGEGYRPLIQGIFHEDDEIRSRGQTIQKLYCYSELHSDENLYAELCAWRRRRAISERKAPYFIASNKLLRLISAYIPQHVDELMQLPGVGQTKASEYGAEIIEITAKLERKHTYPLNWVYTELDEEIFMAWVYKQKEQKYQQELNQYRIRRTLLTGIVAGKNLEQLEQDCGSPRKEIVEALEELEKEGYDTEQLIQHELREMPKDEQIAVWSAFEELGDNLLKPVLQRVYGGDNDSVAKDNIDLCYERIRMIRIQFRRNQGFRRSVG from the coding sequence ATGCAGATTGTGTTTATGAATCGTTTGACCAAAAGGTCTGGAAGTGATGAAGAGGCAGTCGCGCAAATATGGATTGGTGAGGAAGAGGGGCTATGGCATTTAGGATGGAGAGATATCCTTCTGGATGGGGATCTTAATGATTCATCATGGTATGAAGGAGTATCATGGGATGAGCTACTTTTCATCTATCGCCATGGCCTTGCGAGCAAACTTGGAGAAGGGTACCGCCCACTTATTCAAGGAATATTTCATGAAGATGATGAGATACGCTCACGCGGACAAACTATTCAGAAATTGTATTGTTATAGTGAGCTACATTCAGATGAGAATCTATATGCCGAGTTATGTGCATGGAGACGTAGACGAGCTATATCTGAACGCAAAGCACCCTATTTTATCGCTAGTAATAAGTTGCTTCGATTAATCAGTGCTTATATTCCGCAGCATGTTGATGAACTAATGCAGCTTCCTGGAGTGGGTCAGACTAAAGCTAGTGAATATGGCGCTGAAATTATAGAGATAACTGCTAAATTGGAACGTAAGCATACCTACCCATTGAATTGGGTATACACTGAATTAGATGAAGAGATATTCATGGCTTGGGTGTACAAACAAAAGGAACAGAAATATCAACAGGAACTTAATCAATATAGAATACGTCGGACTTTGTTAACCGGCATAGTAGCAGGGAAGAATTTAGAACAGTTAGAACAAGATTGTGGATCTCCACGCAAAGAAATCGTTGAAGCATTGGAAGAACTAGAGAAAGAAGGATATGATACAGAACAGCTTATACAACATGAATTACGGGAAATGCCAAAGGATGAGCAGATAGCTGTATGGTCAGCATTTGAAGAATTGGGAGACAATTTATTGAAACCGGTTCTCCAGAGAGTATATGGTGGGGATAATGATTCGGTTGCCAAAGATAATATTGATTTATGTTATGAACGTATTCGTATGATTCGTATTCAATTCCGTCGTAATCAAGGATTTAGACGGAGCGTAGGTTAA
- a CDS encoding aspartyl-phosphate phosphatase Spo0E family protein codes for MFCADYDIPTYRGSNIAEGNRNKWSCETIDSLEREFTLKDEISLLRKQMEQLFVQEQSFTSDIVINISSLLDLKINEYMRYFSSKK; via the coding sequence TTGTTTTGTGCTGATTATGACATACCCACATATCGGGGAAGTAATATCGCCGAAGGGAACCGTAATAAATGGTCATGCGAAACGATTGACTCTTTAGAAAGAGAGTTTACGTTGAAAGATGAGATTAGTCTTCTCCGTAAACAGATGGAACAACTATTCGTTCAAGAGCAATCGTTCACTTCAGATATTGTCATCAACATTAGTAGTTTACTAGATTTGAAAATCAATGAATATATGAGATACTTCTCATCCAAAAAATAG
- the corA gene encoding magnesium/cobalt transporter CorA, translating into MKIRMVNSGVFTPIDDIQATLTAPEQGFYWIDADAEDLNILQPLFSLHDLAVEDCLSEEEQRPKIEIYEDHYFIVINSIRFDDEEIFLRSLSVFLGRNYIITVTNQKINELRTLKPILWEQEVSEPDRFLYLLIDLVVDNYFSVGDRIEAKIEKLEEDILMHTKKSHLIEIIGLRSEILWLKKVLGPQKEVINILNKKDLRLIDDQLQKYFSDIYENAVKIAETFETYRDLMGNLREAYQSSIANRANEIMRVFTAITTIFIPLTLITGIYGMNFTNMPELDMKYGYFMIIGIMATLGFGMFLIFRKKDWI; encoded by the coding sequence ATGAAAATTCGGATGGTTAATTCAGGAGTATTTACTCCTATAGACGACATTCAAGCAACACTAACTGCCCCTGAGCAAGGATTCTACTGGATTGACGCTGATGCAGAGGATCTAAATATTCTGCAGCCTCTCTTTTCCTTACACGACTTAGCTGTAGAGGACTGTCTTAGTGAAGAGGAACAACGCCCCAAAATTGAAATTTATGAAGATCATTATTTCATTGTTATTAACAGCATCCGTTTTGATGACGAGGAAATTTTCCTACGTTCCCTCAGCGTATTCTTAGGTAGAAATTATATTATTACAGTTACGAATCAAAAGATAAATGAGCTCCGCACACTCAAGCCTATCCTATGGGAACAAGAGGTAAGCGAACCTGACCGATTCTTATATCTACTGATTGACTTAGTTGTCGATAACTATTTCTCCGTAGGTGATCGGATCGAGGCCAAAATTGAAAAATTGGAAGAAGATATTCTTATGCATACTAAGAAGTCTCATCTTATTGAGATTATTGGACTTCGCAGTGAAATATTATGGTTAAAAAAGGTTCTAGGTCCACAGAAGGAAGTCATCAATATTCTAAATAAGAAGGATCTTCGACTGATCGATGATCAATTGCAGAAATACTTCAGCGACATTTATGAAAATGCAGTGAAAATCGCAGAAACTTTTGAAACCTATCGCGATCTTATGGGCAACTTACGCGAAGCTTATCAGTCCAGTATTGCTAACCGTGCCAACGAGATCATGAGGGTATTTACAGCCATAACAACCATTTTTATTCCATTAACACTTATTACAGGAATATACGGGATGAACTTTACCAATATGCCTGAATTGGATATGAAGTACGGATATTTCATGATCATCGGAATTATGGCAACATTGGGTTTTGGGATGTTTCTTATTTTCCGCAAAAAAGATTGGATTTAA